In Biomphalaria glabrata chromosome 11, xgBioGlab47.1, whole genome shotgun sequence, the following proteins share a genomic window:
- the LOC106052979 gene encoding uncharacterized protein LOC106052979: MSLRCGVGLKIVIYITCFLHLIFSDPCVELEGSDYQDHVKLICKLNPRCSWYDVTTLYPHRVQIYENDDLLAWASTEKSYKVTRTGREVVEEVFKNGQWNYKLFFGIALARNEDTNLVYTCIIKGTTSKGKQFSVVGRYSFEEEEDTETTTRSTSTTTVQAFRRSTKYYPRTTQHYDSRTTTKKYEVVTKQQWTTQANKNIGSSKLEPEMRPCLSLKAGQQETNSPSPSDQFTFNCRVNKCNSTDKWSLTSIRLIKLNGDIQIALANIERPRGVVEALTSQNSFQNFRVSGTVRDGVNSFLRVDWKLSDATDFGLYQCLVTYRDSQGKTNTLKENIEFKSSTSFVGDLINSIRKK; the protein is encoded by the exons ATGTCTCTGCGGTGTGGTGTTGGTTTGAAAATCGTTATTTACATTACTTGTTTTCTACACTTGATATTCTCAG ATCCATGTGTAGAGCTCGAAGGAAGTGACTACCAGGAtcatgtaaagctcatctgcaAGCTCAATCCCCGCTGCAGCTGGTATGACGTCACAACGCTTTACCCACATCGAGTTCAAATCTACGAAAACGACGATCTCCTGGCCTGGGCGTCTACCGAGAAGTCTTACAAAGTCACGCGAACTGGAAGGGAAGTCGTGGAAGAGGTCTTCAAAAACGGCCAGTGGAATTACAAACTCTTCTTCGGCATAGCGCTAGCAAGGAATGAGGACACAAATCTGGTCTACACGTGCATAATTAAAGGAACTACTTCGAAAGGAAAACAGTTCTCTGTAGTTGGCAGGTACTCttttgaagaagaagaagacactGAAACGaccactagatctacatctaccaCAACCGTACAGGCTTTTAGAAGAAGCACAAAATATTACCCCAGAACCACTCAGCATTATGATTCGCGAACGACAACGAAGAAATATGAAGTGGTGACTAAGCAACAATGGACGACGcaagcaaataaaaatattggtaGCTCTAAACTAGAACCAG AAATGAGACCATGTCTATCTTTAAAGGCTGGCCAGCAAGAAACGAATTCTCCTTCCCCGTCAGATCAATTCACATTTAACTGCAGAGTTAACAAATGCAATAGTACTGACAAATGGTCACTAACCTCCATCAGGCTTATCAAACTGAACGGCGATATTCAAATCGCATTGGCAAACATTGAAAGACCTAGAGGCGTTGTGGAAGCATTGACCAGCCAGAACTCTTTTCAGAACTTCCGAGTCTCCGGGACTGTGCGTGATGGAGTAAACAGCTTCCTTCGTGTGGACTGGAAGCTTTCTGATGCCACGGATTTTGGTCTCTATCAATGCCTCGTAACCTACAGGGATTCCCAAGGAAAAACAAATACCTTGAAGGAAAACATTGAGTTCAAGTCAAGCACGAGTTTCGTTGGGGACCTAATTAACTCGATTAGAAAAAAGTAA